One segment of Sulfobacillus thermosulfidooxidans DSM 9293 DNA contains the following:
- a CDS encoding helicase-associated domain-containing protein: protein MSTYYSLSLVLDSLGPEPLWHMTAFGQYSREFVWETLLDPERISQVIGTLNKKEGQNLLQFLVEDLAGYHPLSALHRDEKLIEKLNQGFLLFTLTDGYVRPVIPFDFYPAILDSLLIDRPLALTSPVKTPRSPLTNGFEAILPLFHLLSQARKEPLPITTNGQIYRRTLVKMKKILPASISDDTIDEAMRVGFYYHLLQRGPERTIEASLDVEDFFAHGLSEILSRYLQFALEHGTPFQLITIALAALLAPDEWLDTEVLLKWAKGQRLPGAFDLYSLSYFLDHLVQLGIWEKHNKFLGRLTNPYYFGWIRHEFEPLSDQTLVIEPTGEVLVPPNTSLSTLWDLDGMAEIKKYDQMRVYHINRHSITTAVLDGWDPDTYLQRLQDMSRVPIPSNLEHNIRDWFRQLTRHSVIHATILHSATAEDSYNAERILGPLIIKRLSPTELIVNRADLKGITQALDKSGIPLIPIVHELDANRETKMNAYTSYDYYYEDDAFDSRRRSVQQGNPLGLSRKIRNLVGTGKMVRIRYRPAGKNAPEVIRLRPIHIDPIALDGVLDNNQVLTLYLNQIDSYEVETS, encoded by the coding sequence GTGAGCACATACTATTCCTTATCATTAGTTTTGGATAGTTTAGGACCAGAACCTTTATGGCATATGACCGCCTTTGGTCAATATTCCAGGGAATTCGTCTGGGAAACTTTATTAGATCCTGAGCGCATCTCCCAGGTTATTGGGACCTTAAATAAAAAAGAAGGACAAAACTTATTACAATTTCTTGTCGAAGATTTAGCCGGATATCATCCCCTGTCTGCACTTCACCGCGATGAGAAACTTATCGAGAAGTTAAATCAGGGCTTCCTTCTGTTTACCCTAACAGATGGCTACGTCAGACCAGTTATTCCTTTTGACTTTTATCCGGCGATTTTAGATAGCTTGTTAATAGACCGTCCCTTAGCCTTAACGAGTCCGGTAAAAACACCTCGGTCTCCTTTAACCAACGGTTTTGAAGCGATTTTGCCTCTCTTTCACCTGCTCAGCCAAGCCCGAAAAGAACCATTGCCAATCACCACCAACGGCCAAATCTATCGCCGCACCCTGGTCAAAATGAAAAAAATATTGCCCGCCTCCATTTCTGATGACACGATCGATGAGGCTATGCGAGTCGGTTTCTATTATCATCTACTGCAACGGGGACCAGAGCGAACCATAGAAGCTTCGTTAGATGTCGAAGATTTTTTTGCCCATGGATTGTCAGAAATTTTGAGTCGATATCTTCAATTTGCACTGGAACACGGCACACCTTTTCAACTCATCACCATAGCTCTCGCCGCGTTATTAGCTCCCGACGAATGGCTTGATACGGAAGTCTTGCTAAAATGGGCAAAAGGTCAAAGACTTCCCGGTGCCTTTGATCTCTACAGTCTTTCCTATTTTCTAGACCATTTGGTTCAATTGGGCATATGGGAAAAACATAATAAATTCTTAGGACGGTTAACGAATCCTTACTATTTTGGCTGGATTCGTCATGAATTCGAGCCTCTCAGTGATCAAACGTTGGTCATTGAACCCACCGGGGAGGTTCTTGTGCCGCCCAACACGTCGCTATCGACTTTATGGGACTTGGATGGCATGGCCGAGATCAAAAAATATGACCAAATGCGCGTTTATCATATTAATCGGCATAGTATCACCACCGCCGTTTTAGATGGTTGGGATCCTGACACCTATTTACAGCGGTTACAAGACATGTCACGCGTACCGATTCCTAGCAATTTAGAACATAATATTCGTGATTGGTTTCGCCAACTCACCCGCCACAGTGTCATTCACGCCACCATTCTTCACAGTGCCACTGCCGAGGATTCCTATAATGCCGAACGGATTTTAGGTCCATTGATCATAAAACGCCTCTCTCCCACCGAACTAATTGTAAATCGGGCCGATCTGAAAGGGATAACACAAGCGTTGGACAAATCGGGAATTCCGCTTATCCCGATTGTTCATGAATTAGATGCTAACCGAGAAACAAAAATGAACGCGTACACGTCATATGATTATTATTATGAGGATGATGCATTTGATAGTCGCCGCCGTAGCGTCCAACAAGGAAATCCTTTAGGGCTTAGTCGAAAGATTCGTAACTTGGTTGGCACGGGCAAAATGGTCAGGATCCGATACCGCCCAGCAGGAAAAAATGCGCCAGAAGTTATCCGCTTACGCCCCATTCACATTGATCCTATTGCGCTAGACGGGGTCCTCGATAATAATCAGGTCTTAACCTTGTATTTGAACCAAATCGACAGCTATGAGGTTGAGACATCATGA
- a CDS encoding DNA repair helicase XPB, which translates to MDRLPLIVQSDRTLLLEVNNPLFEEARDSLVGFAELVKSPEHVHTYRISSLSLWNAVASGLSPEDMLSRLTRYAQYPVPTEVQQFIEDQGRRYGKLRLEVAPDGHGLWLTSDDPWLLTQIKHHKNVDPFLGEELKPGYRIDPAHRGLLKQALAKAGWPADDRAGYTPGSPLAFSLREQDKRGQDFRLRPYQIDAVQSFWGDGAVDRGSGVIVLPCGAGKTLVGLGVMEKVRAHTLILTTSVASLHQWRDELLDKTSLSPEDIGEYSSRTKSIKPVTLTTYQLLSHRQKGEYVHFYRLDDHDWGLIIYDEVHLLPAPVFRLTASLQARRRLGLTATLIREDGRADDVFSLIGPKRFDMPWKDLEQQGWIAEASCREIRVCMPESWRERYAMAEDNERARIAASNPAKIGTIHELLADHEGDHILIIGQYLDQLEQIRQEIHAPMITGQTPVAEREKLYQQFRDGEIPVLIVSKVANFAIDLPDANVAIQVSGAFGSRQEEAQRLGRILRPKKDGGPATFYTIVSEDTKEQDFAQKRQLFLCEQGYRYEIAHADEKGAPREQSAPIIRFPGGNS; encoded by the coding sequence CTCGTGAAAAGTCCAGAACATGTCCATACCTATCGCATTAGCTCGTTGTCATTATGGAACGCCGTGGCCTCAGGTTTAAGTCCTGAAGACATGCTCAGCCGTTTAACCCGCTATGCGCAATATCCAGTGCCGACAGAAGTTCAGCAGTTCATCGAAGATCAAGGACGGCGCTACGGCAAACTACGGTTAGAAGTGGCCCCAGATGGCCACGGATTATGGCTCACCAGCGATGATCCGTGGCTACTGACTCAGATCAAACATCATAAAAATGTGGATCCATTTCTCGGTGAAGAGCTAAAGCCCGGTTACCGGATCGACCCCGCTCACCGGGGGCTCTTAAAACAAGCACTGGCCAAAGCGGGGTGGCCTGCTGATGACCGGGCGGGCTATACCCCCGGTTCGCCTTTGGCATTCTCCTTACGCGAACAGGATAAGCGGGGTCAAGATTTTCGGCTCCGGCCCTATCAAATTGACGCAGTTCAATCGTTCTGGGGTGATGGTGCTGTGGACCGGGGAAGTGGCGTCATTGTCCTTCCCTGTGGAGCGGGAAAGACATTAGTGGGACTTGGTGTTATGGAAAAAGTCAGGGCCCATACTTTGATTTTGACAACATCAGTCGCCTCTTTACACCAATGGCGTGATGAATTGCTCGACAAAACGTCGCTTAGCCCAGAGGACATTGGTGAATATTCCTCACGGACCAAATCCATCAAACCGGTTACGCTAACGACCTATCAATTGTTAAGCCACCGCCAAAAAGGCGAATACGTTCATTTTTACCGCTTAGATGATCATGACTGGGGTCTTATCATTTATGATGAAGTCCATCTATTGCCTGCGCCCGTTTTTCGCTTAACAGCCAGTTTGCAAGCCAGAAGACGCCTCGGTCTGACGGCAACCCTCATTCGCGAAGACGGCCGCGCTGATGATGTGTTTTCCCTCATAGGTCCCAAACGCTTTGACATGCCTTGGAAAGATCTCGAACAACAAGGGTGGATTGCAGAAGCCTCATGTCGCGAAATCCGGGTGTGTATGCCCGAATCGTGGCGCGAACGCTATGCCATGGCTGAAGACAACGAACGCGCTCGCATTGCGGCCTCCAATCCTGCCAAAATTGGCACAATCCATGAGTTACTCGCTGATCACGAAGGCGACCACATCTTGATAATTGGTCAATACCTCGACCAGTTGGAACAAATTCGGCAAGAAATTCATGCCCCCATGATTACGGGACAAACGCCTGTGGCTGAACGGGAAAAATTATATCAACAATTTCGGGACGGCGAAATTCCCGTCCTCATTGTCTCCAAAGTCGCCAACTTTGCCATTGATCTGCCTGACGCCAATGTCGCCATTCAGGTTTCCGGAGCTTTTGGTTCACGACAGGAAGAGGCCCAACGCTTAGGCCGTATTTTACGGCCGAAAAAGGATGGAGGACCCGCAACTTTTTACACAATCGTCTCAGAAGACACCAAAGAACAAGATTTTGCGCAAAAACGCCAACTCTTTTTGTGCGAACAAGGCTACCGCTATGAAATCGCCCATGCCGATGAAAAGGGAGCGCCCCGCGAACAATCTGCTCCTATTATCCGCTTTCCAGGAGGGAATTCGTGA